In the Ascochyta rabiei chromosome 17, complete sequence genome, one interval contains:
- a CDS encoding Alpha-L-fucosidase yields the protein MAFAAVASSCTDTRSLRSKSFLLLLWCVVHAILITSTCSLELRSEDFQLVIDPKKSPGVTGGALSHPVDISHLRNNRAFSLFPRDADFDGNGAGYPAQYLPPEKLSYGGLDFIFPQYDPSGGRDNVLAQGQVLNISQGNYLAIHMLLAAEDSVATGTVTANYADGSTATSSLIAFPWWSWSSAFSPWHYAGDLVFPFHFTNATIDFNQSAIYRTVSWLDSTKELAQLRLPNVTFGAANGPGGATQNTRLHIFAVSLVPANKSTDILLQVQLARSTNAWFAGTDVQIFEAIIINTGAEWVLPEHDVLVTIEDEAASSRTVRPAHIKRLRPGDEARVRIGVTSTGAKAARTATLTISGKNMPSTHYAFDAHFGIMDYEPTDASIYSHESPPWFNDGKFGIFIHWGPYSVPAWGNAGNNESFAEWYWWWMNSGPNSTRERTYEYHLETYGQKVTFDDFIANFTASAYDPKAWVDLFADAGANYFVLSAKQHDGYALFDLPANISLRTSVAQVPHRNLVQELYDAADTYQPHLHKGAYYSLPEWFHPDYHGFGEWPGGNATNPYTNQTEPYLGYVPLTDYIAEKVLPEMRILAEMSTDLVWCDIGGPNLTTQFASEYFNNARRQGRQVSINNRCGIEGDFDTATYATLQRNRKWERTASLDPFSYGYNRATPDDAYMKPQVIVTRLIEAVSMNGNFLLNVGPTAEGVIPAIQQHNLRVAGSWIKSHAEAIFNTTFWSIASSDDSNPDIRFTQTLDAFYIFAMTKPNATLSVHAPVPYRQGDNVTVVGGKQAGVDVPSTLVNGVLRLDISDEVREGDEFVWVFKVAF from the exons ATGGCATTCGCTGCCGTAGCATCGTCGTGTACAGACACCCGTAGCTTGCGTAGCAAGTCGTTTCTGCTCCTGCTGTGGTGCGTGGTGCATGCAATACTAATCACCTCCACCTGCAGCTTGGAACTTAGGTCTGAGGACTTCCAGCTGGTAATCGACCCCAAAAAGAGCCCTGGGGTTACCGGCGGTGCCCTTTCCCATCCTGTCGACATATCTCACCTACGGAACAATAGAGCTTTCTCCCTTTTCCCTCGCGACGCAGACTTCGACGGCAATGGCGCTGGCTATCCAGCCCAGTATCTTCCGCCAGAGAAGCTGTCATATGGAGGCTTGGATTTCATCTTTCCTCAATATGATCCCAGCGGTGGACGTGACAACGTTCTTGCTCAAGGGCAAGTCCTTAACATATCTCAAGGAAACTACCTCGCCATTCATATGCTTCTTGCCGCGGAAGACTCTGTGGCAACTGGCACTGTCACCGCAAACTACGCAGATGGCTCAACCGCGACGTCTAGCTTAATTGCGTTTCCATGGTGGTCCTGGTCTTCGGCCTTTTCGCCGTGGCATTATGCGGGCGATCTCGTCTTCCCATTTCATTTCACCAACGCGACCATCGACTTCAACCAATCAGCCATCTATCGCACCGTCAGTTGGCTCGATAGCACAAAGGAACTGGCTCAACTACGATTGCCTAACGTTACTTTTGGAGCGGCGAATGGCCCGGGCGGTGCCACGCAAAACACGAGGCTTCACATATTTGCCGTATCCCTGGTCCCCGCGAACAAATCCACAGACATCTTGCTCCAGGTGCAGCTAGCTAGGAGTACAAACGCTTGGTTTGCAGGGACGGACGTTCAGATATTCGAGGCAATCATTATCAACACGGGCGCGGAATGGGTTCTCCCTGAGCATGATGTGCTAGTGACCATCGAAGACGAAGCTGCTAGCTCCAGGACTGTCCGTCCAGCACATATCAAGCGACTTCGCCCAGGCGACGAGGCAAGAGTACGCATCGGCGTGACCAGTACGGGGGCGAAAGCAGCTCGAACGGCAACGCTCACCATCTCCGGCAAAAACATGCCTAGCACGCACTATGCCTTCGACGCTCACTTCGGCATAATGGACTACGAACCGACGGACGCCAGCATCTACTCGCACGAATCACCGCCATGGTTCAACGACGGCAAATTTGGTATTTTCATTCACTGGGGCCCGTATTCCGTTCCCGCGTGGGGCAACGCGGGTAACAATGAGTCCTTTGCCGAATGGTATTGGTGGTGGATGAACTCTGGACCCAACAGCACACGAGAGCGAACGTACGAATATCATCTCGAAACATACGGTCAAAAGGTGACCTTTGACGACTTTATCGCAAACTTTACTGCTTCGGCGTACGACCCTAAGGCATGGGTTGACTTGTTTGCTGATGCAGGGGCAAATTACTTTGTCCTGAGTGCTAAGCAACATGATGGCTACGCACTCTTCGACCTGCCTGCCAATATCAGTCTTAGGACTAGTGTTGCACAAGTTCCTCACCGCAACCTTGTGCAGGAATTGTATGATGCTGCTGATACATACCAGCCGCATTTGCATAAAGGCGCATACTATAGCCTGCCGGAATGGTTCCATCCTGACTATCACGGCTTTGGAGAATGGCCCGGGGGTAATGCCACTAATCCCTACACAAACCAGACAGAGCCATACCTCGGATATGTGCCTCTCACAGACTATATAGCCGAAAAG GTGTTACCAGAGATGCGGATATTGGCCGAAATGAGCACCGACCTCGTTTGGTGTGACATTGGAGGACCCAACCTCACAACCCAATTCGCGTCCGAATACTTTAACAATGCGAGGAGGCAAGGCCGGCAGGTCTCCATTAACAACCGATGCGGCATCGAGGGCGATTTCGACACAGCCACCTACGCGACTTTACAGCGTAACCGCAAATGGGAGCGGACGGCGAGTCTGGACCCATTTAGCTATGGCTACAATCGCGCAACACCTGACGACGCTTACATGAAGCCACAAGTTATTGTAACGAGGTTGATCGAAGCTGTATCGATGAACGGAAATTTCCTTCTTAACGTGGGCCCGACAGCAGAAG GTGTTATACCCGCCATCCAACAACACAACCTCCGCGTCGCAGGCTCATGGATCAAATCCCACGCTGAAGCTATCTTCAACACAACTTTCTGGTCCATAGCCTCGTCCGATGACTCCAACCCCGACATCCGTTTCACACAGACGCTCGACGCTTTTTACATCTTCGCCATGACTAAACCAAATGCTACGCTCAGTGTCCACGCGCCTGTGCCATATAGACAGGGCGATAACGTAACTGTAGTAGGCGGCAAGCAAGCTGGTGTCGATGTGCCTAGTACCTTAGTAAATGGGGTGCTGAGGCTGGATATTAGTGATGAGGTACGGGAGGGGGATGAGTTTGTCTGGGTGTTTAAGGTTGCGTTTTAG